The following are from one region of the Carcharodon carcharias isolate sCarCar2 chromosome 27, sCarCar2.pri, whole genome shotgun sequence genome:
- the LOC121270277 gene encoding gastrula zinc finger protein XlCGF49.1-like gives MEKPWKCGDCGKGFRSPSVLEIHRRSHTGERPFTCSICGKGFTQSSSLQKHQRTHTGEKPFTCSECGKGFSQLTDLTSHHLIHSDMRPFKCADCEKSFKSKKVLLMHQQIHTKERPFICSVCGKGFTQSSSLLKHQRTHTGERPFTCSECGKGFTISAHLLRHQRVHSDMRPFKCSDCEKSFKGKLDLQIHQRTHTGERPFTCSICGKDSLSHLPC, from the coding sequence atggagaaaccgtggaaatgtggcgACTGTGGGAAGGGCTTCAGATCCCCGTCTGTGCTGGAAattcatcgacgcagtcacactggggagagaccgttcacctgctccatatgtgggaagggattcactcagtcatccagcttACAAAAACACCAGagaactcacactggggagaaaccattcacctgctctgagtgtgggaagggattcagtcaacTAACCGACCTCACGTCACACCATCTTATTCATTCTGACATGAGACCTTTTAAATGTGCTGACTGTGAGAAGAGCTTTAAAAGCAAAAAGGTTTTGCTGATGCACCAACAAATTCACACTAaggagaggccgttcatctgctctgtgtgtgggaagggattcactcagtcatccagcctgctgaaacaccagagaactcacactggggagagaccattcacctgctccgagtgtgggaaaggattcaccaTTTCagcccacctgctgagacaccagcgagtgcACTCTGACatgagaccttttaaatgttccGACTGTGAGAAGAGCTTTAAAGGCAAATTAGATCTGCAGATTCACCAGCGcactcacactggagagaggccattcacctgctccatctgtgggaaggattcactcagtcatctacCCTGCTga
- the LOC121270432 gene encoding zinc finger protein 2-like, which translates to MEKLWKCEDCGKGFNYPSHLEIHRRSHIGAGTMEKPWTCEDCGKGFYYPSLLKIHQRIHTGEKPYTCSVCGKGFTQLAGLTLHQRVHTKERPFTCFVCGKGFTNSSHLLTHQLIHTEEKPFSCTYCGKRFRSSANIIAHQRVHTGEKPYTCTVCGEEFARLSSLQYHQGVHTRERPFSCTSCGKNFRSSSNLIEHQRGHTGERPIICSVCGKGFTKSSNLVIHQRIHTGERPFTCSVCGKGFTEAAKERRHQRVHK; encoded by the coding sequence atggagaaactgtggaaatgtgAGGATTGTGGGAAAGGGTTTAATTATCCATCCCATCTTGAAATCCATCGACGCAGTCACATTGGGGccggcaccatggagaaaccgtggacaTGTGAGGACTGTGGTAAAGGATTCTATTACCCATCCCTGCTGAAAATCCAtcaacgcattcacactggggagaagccgtaCACATGCTCTGTGTGCGGGAAGGGATTTACTCAATTAGCCGGCCTCACATtacaccaacgagttcacacgaaggagaggccattcacctgcttcgtgtgtgggaagggattcacaaattcatcccatctgctgacacaTCAGcttattcacactgaggagaagccATTCAGCTGTACTTACTGTGGAAAGAGGTTCAGATCTTCAGCCAACATTAttgcacaccagcgagttcacactggggagaagccgtaCACCTGCACCGTGTGTGGGGAGGAATTTGCTCGGTTATCCAGCCTCCAGTATCACCAGGGAGTTCACACtcgggagaggccattcagctgcactTCCTGTGGAAAGAATTTCAGGTCTTCATCCAACCTCATTGAACACCAGCGaggtcacaccggggagaggccaatcatctgctctgtgtgtgggaagggattcaccaaGTCCTCCAACTTGGTgatacaccagcgaattcacactggggagagaccgttcacttgCTCAGTGTGTGGAAAAGGGTTCACTGAGGCAGCTAAAGAGCGgaggcaccagcgagttcataaaTGA